CAATTTCAGAGTCGCCCATGCCCATGCCCATGCCCATGGGGTAATTATTTGTAAATTATTCTGGTTTTTGTTTCCACGACAATCGAGTTTCACGTGCATGCATGGTGATTTGAACGACATGCCATCAGCTTGATTCGCTATCCATGGAATGTACCAGACTTCATGGAGACTTCGTTAAATACTGCTAAgacaaaagaagaaggaaaggtCTTCACCGTATAGTTGTTGGGAAACAACAATTGAACTCTCTAACCTAAATTTAGCTATCTTTATAAGATACCGTTATATATACGTGTTTACGGTCTTAAATATTGACTCTTACTTGAACCGTCCGATCTCATCAACGATCCATATTagattatatatttaaaaaaaaaatgttatttattgatttatcaAACTGCTCTTGTCACTACTTTTTGAGCTTTGTTTTTCCTGGCTTGTTCTAATTCAGACAGCTCCCCAATGAATCCCGGCCTATATATGGATTGATTTTCTCCTCAATTTTAACTCTAAATGTCAGTTTGGAATCGCTAGCTGTAACCACAAACAAATATCTCTGCATACTAATATACCTTCATAGATTTACCCAATACAcacccaaaagaagaaaagcaataaTTATCGGTTCCCATTTCataaaaatggatgaaattaagatatataattaattagagGATAattaagctatatatatataaaccatgTTTAATTTGCGTACAATGAATGCTagcatattaaaattaattaagcgGACATATATGGATTGGGTGAAAATTCATGTATGCATGCTTTGGTTGAATGATGGTTGGGAGCCTCCATGGCTCTTGTGATTTCCTACATAAATTTCAacattgtttgtatattgatttgtCGTTATCACCAATGGAATACAAATTAGGGGACGGCCAATATATAATAAAACTATAATAGGGCTCCTTTCATTAACAGCGGTCCAATATAATTAATGGACTTTCTGTATTTTGCAGTGGCGGACCCTAGATTCCAAGTGGTGGACCCTAGATTCGAACCCACTCAAATCACAGCTAAGCCGCGAGATTTGGGAGCAGTGTCTCGGAAatattttttgggttatttatatgatctgaaaataatcattaataataattttaagcaaaagattatatatttatttattataattgtTTTCTACGAGCTGGACTAAATGGATTAGGGGTATGAAACGTTTTGGCTGCGTATTCTTGTAACTAAACCTATATATCCTGTTAAAAAGAAATTGGGTTTAATATTCAAATTTATTAGAGATTTGAATGCAACTACCTATTGATAAGATTTGTACGGGAGAGTTTGTATTTTACATACACACTGGTTTACCAATATGAGTGTGAGTGACTCgagaaaaaaatgaacataAAATTTGTTGCAATTGgctcaaaaaataaattgtgcAAAATCGTAATTGACGCTAATTCTTtataaaaataagtaaatatctTATAAAAATAAGCAAATTTCGCAAGGTTTTTAATTGTAGTAGAGTGACAAAGTGAGAAGCCGTTTGAGAGAAAAAGAACATAAAGAGAGCTCAAGAGAGAGTTCCTCCTTGTAatttgtgagttttttttttttttctcttataaTATTCTCTAACATAGTAAAATCGGTCTGTATTGTCTGTAAATGTAGGATTTCGCCGAACTATATAAATATTGTGTTTTTTACAACTTTGATTTAGTTCTCTACAATTGTTTTACCTTTAATTTGTTATCGGTTTAGTCAACCTCTTTACTCTGTGTGTTTGATTTTTACAGCCAACCCAACGTTATATtaatgtccaaaaaaaaaaaaaacaaacagaataGAGATCACGAGTCACGCGCGACAAGGTCCCACAAGCTGACCCCCTCCGAAATTATTGGAATATATGGCATTATCACGCAGACATGCAACGTGAGTTCATTACTTAATTACTTATTCATTGTTTGTGATTTTTATATggccaaaaaaatacattttctagaagctaagataaaaaaaataaaaaaacagtgGCGGCTGTTTGGCAGCAACACAATGGTGTAATGTTATTGgagacaacaaaatatattgagagacgtgttttgctgagGTGATTGAGAATGATAATGAAATATTACATGTATCGATACAGTGCTAATAATATCACACATGTGGCACGTTTTTTTGGTCTAAAAACCAATGACATCGGCTCATAAAGATCAAATTCGTGCAGACTCGTGGTTCGAAGCGGACAATATCTCGAATGTGTGTACGTTTGACATGAATTTCCAACATGGCCATAAATCTGACGTATACGTATCTCCTTAATTGAACCTGGTGTATGTGTGTAATGATTTCATAtggtatatgtatatttatacgTACAGAAGGTGGCGGCTTTGGAGACTGCAACCAACTTTCAACTGCCTCATTAAGAGAAAGTTAGTTTGAAAGGAGATCGATTATTGCCACGAGTAGGTGAGGAAGCTGGGATTAATTAAAAACTATACTCTAAAAGTCAATTATCAACCAATTTAATTAATTGTAGGTCCCAATtaatagctagctagctaggctCCCCTTTACCTAAAGTGGATGTTTTTTTCAATTAACAATAATTGTATTTGATTAGTTCATTAATTAATGTCGTCTTGTGCATGCATGAGAGAGATCTTCTGCTCCACATAATCAAATTAACGATGACTTAATTTTCTTACTCACAATCATTGCAAAGAAATTGTTTTTCATGGTTTGAATCAATTTGCGAGAAAATGAGGGTAATCaacaatgggaaaaaaaaatcattgttatttttgtcaaaatttgaaCGTCATCTAGAGATTCGTGCACAAGAAAATTCGTTGTAATTGTTAGAATATTGTgtgaaaaataattatatttatttttttaatgagagGGATAGGGAAAGGAAAAGGGAAATACACACGAGGAACACAATGtgatggaaatttttttttttttaattttatttatgagAGGGACAGGGAAGGGGCAATACACACCAAACACATATCGCTCCCACATTGTTTCAAGGTGGCATGAGAGTAGGTTTAGATATAGAATATGCTAAgtgtagaaagaaaaaaaatgactgattctgattatttttttttctattaacAAGTGAGGAATATGAAAAGGAAAATACACACATGAGATGCACATTACATCAAAGTGGTGTGAGAGGAGCTAGGTTCAGAGACAAGATGCACCAAGTGTTAAAAAGAAATGATTAATTCTGCTATATATGACCTAACGGGGGTTAATTAACTGCcaaaagatacttttcgtccctcaactatgggacgagtttcatttttgtctttaagcttctttttttttttcctcccattTGAGTCCcttaactattgaaaagtatcattttcgtcattttaagtgagattgaggttgagaaaaacctgatctgacgaacaatatgatgccacgtaggatttttcaatggccggatttattcgagggataaacatggtacTTTCTCATAGGTGGGGGAcgaaaatgggaaaaaaaaagagagttaagggaagaaaatgaaacctgaccaataattgagggatgaaaagtactcttttgccaTTAATTAACCTATATCGGGGCTAAAATCACAAATACTCGGAACcaaattttgataaattaatatCATGAATAAACATAGAGTAAAGTCTTATTTTGGTATCTGAAAAATGAAGTGCttttcaactcagtcacttatgtttaaaaattttcaattttatattttttaatgccAACTAGACATTCAGTGATCAGGAATTCATTTTTGGTGACAGAGTGATCAAGGAAGATAAACTGCAGCctcataattaaaacaaaaaaaaagcccTACATAAACCCAAATTTCACAGTAAAGGTTAACAATACAAAACTGTACgtctattttgattttttttttatgcaaatACTGAAAAAATAAGGGACCACAAACCCTGTTGAGACAGAGAAAAATCCCCATCAATACTTTGCAAATTTATATTAGTATAAAATTGCACAGCAGCAGTAGTGGTGTAGTAGAGAATGTGACAAAAATTTATGCTATATAAGTATCTCTCACCTTCCCCACACAGGAAAAGCATACACATGCATGCACAGACttaattataaatacatatatatatatacgtatagagagagagagagagagagagagagaggggagagagagagagtttgtgtgtgttttgacaAATGGGGAGAAGCGCTTGCTGTTCAAAGGAGGGGTTGAACAGAGGAGCTTGGACTGCTATTGAAGATAAAATTCTCACTGAATACATTAAACTCCATGGTGAAGGCAAGTGGAGAAACCTCCCCAAAAAAGCAGGTTTGTCTCAGTCATGTCatatactcatatatatatacacacacactatatCTCTATGGTTGATAACATAATTACAATTACGAAAATGGGGTTTCTTTGTATATTTAGGTCTTAAGAGATGTGGGAAGAGTTGTAGGCTTAGGTGGTTAAATTACTTGAGACCAGACATCAAGAGAGGCAACATTTCTCCTGAAGAGGAAGAGCTCATCATCCGTCTCCACAAGCTACTCGGCAATAGGTGAATTTTCTTGTTATCTTAAAATATTCGAAAATCGAAAATTGTTGTGCTAAAATCAAACCCCACAGACAAAGCACGCAAAATCTCTTGCGTTCTCTACTGCTTTGATTTAGTTATCTACAGATACAAAAACAATGTATGGTCCGTTTGGATCTACATATATAagtgggcttttttttttttttaaattttatcttattttacTGTAGATGGTCGTTGATAGCTGGGAGACTTCCAGGGCGAACAGACAATGAAATAAAGAACTACTGGAACACCATTTTAGGGAAGAAAGCCAAAGATGGTTATCAAATCTTGTTTCCTCACACCATTAACCACCGTTCATCAaatcatgatcatcatcatcatcagcagcagcagcctaATTTGACACATAGAGAAAAAGTTGCTCCAAACACGGCCTCTCCATCCTTATCATCAAAGAAAGAGCAGTCATCACGGGTGATCAGGACTAAAGCCTTCAAGTGTGCCAAAGTTTTCATCAACCCATCTCAGCCGTCCAACcccgatcatcatcatcatcaccacaatCATGGTAATGCCTTGACAGGACCATTGATGTATGATAACAACAATACTGGACCAACTGATGACAAGTCAATGGAGGAGGAGCACAACAATAACATGTTGTTTGGTTGTAGAGAAACTGATGATATGATGGATTTCAGCATGGGAGAGCTCTGGTCCTCAGATTTTCTTAACTCGGAGTTTTTAAGTTCTTATGATGATCAATTGATCAATTGtggcaacaacaacaacgaTTTATCGGCCGGTCGGCGGTCGATGATCATCGATGAAATTCTGCAGGAGGACGGGGCCAATATCGGAGACTGTCTTGAACCAAATGTGGATGGAAAGAACTCACATTCCTTCAATTTGGAAGGAGACTGGTTTGGCTAATTAATCTCAATACATTCCTGTTTCTAGTCTAGGTATGGTAAGTGATATATGCCTAGTTTGATAAAGCTTTTTCAACGTAGTAGATATGCCAGTAGAAATGATGGTAACataaatgttggacaattttagtagcagatatgctactTAAATGCTGTGTAatatttggttgaacttttgttggtaacattTTTGCTGTGTAGCATATTATGATAAATTACGGTAGGAGTATTATGTAATTTAGTTGTAATTGAGAAATATAACTGTATCCAAACATagaaattaattcataaaatttatatgatgaactaaaataaattaaagatacttaatcaattataaattaataaattaattaaagttttaataatagttaattaattaattaatttaacttCGCCGATCGTATCAACGGTAGTCGTCGATTGAGGACAAAGTCATAAGGACAAAATCGACTTTGACCCCTGAAATGCTAGtgaaattgttttattttgtagcatttccaaagtagtataaaatgttgGAAAAATGACATCGAAGTATGTGTCAAAAAAAGATCGTTTGAATGGTAGAAATGCTACTAAAAAACCCTTACCAAACACTAACAGGGCCATAATATAAAGTATGGTAATATAGTAAGAAACCATAAGGTACACTGTTTATCATCCACTTGGTCCCTCCTAATCATGTACCATAATTTTAGATGTTAAATAAATTTTTGCTGAATAAAGAACtgcaatgaaaaaaaatctttgggtgACCAAAAGTTTACTTAACCCATAAGTTGATTGCCCTAAATCCGCAAAATCTGTCCGAGTGACCAAAGGGTAGAAAAAATTCTTTGTGGGACCAACTTGGAATGTTTGATATTTGGGTGATCAAAATGAAATCTTTGATGATCAAAAGTTTACTCAACCCTTTTGGTGTATATAACTTCTCAGACTGCTGTAATGAAAGCCCATAATGATAAGCCCAAACCAAACCGATTACCAAACTCAGCCCATCATAAAGTAGCCCATATGACAACTAGCCTTAAGGCTTAACCCTGCAATTGCCAAGCACGGCCCAATCATTTACAATTGCAAAATTAGTATGGGCCCATTGCTACCATTGCAAAGCACAGGGCCCATCCCAACAAAACTTCTACGGCTCCTTCTCCCCCAATTGCCAAAATCAAAAACCCTAACTCTAATCATTCTCTTCCTCaaatcttctgttttttttttaaaaaaaaaattcgaccATTAATGGTGACAAAGTAAAGTGGATTTAGATGGTTAAGACAAAGCAAAGTGGCGTTTGATTAGGCAAGATTGAGTGAATCTTTTTTCATGTTAGTCTCTTGTGAAAATTTACACGCAATTGTGATCTAAATGTCAGTATAATCAGTTGCAATGAAGGAGGCTTACATTATATAATGTTTGCTTTTGTGTTTTAAGAACGTGAGGTACTGAGGGGGTGATGTTGTCAGAACCCAGAAGGTTTTCCTTTcctttactttttgttttttttgttctgggTTTAGCCTGGTGGCGACTGACAGTgaagacagacagacagagaaAGAATCAGACTGAGATATTTGGTGTGTAAGGATTAAAAAGTGTACAATTTCATTTCATAGTTCTGCATCTGCTGCTACTGTTGCTGCCCCCACTGATTACTGATATTTCACTGCCAAAAGTTTTTTCAACTGTGTATTAAGCACTTCTCTGCTCTACTCTGTTCTGCTCAGCACCTCTTTTTGGACCAAAGCAACCTGACCAACTCCCCCCACCACTCACCTGAAGCTTCAGTACATGCACAGATTAGTGCTCTAATATGACTCTAAGGAATTTCCCTTTGTAATCTTTTATGGGGTAAGAGGGGAAGAGTGGAAAGTAAAGGGGCTCAAAGTAGTGTGAATAGCACTTGAAGAAGTATgggtttgttttattatttactttgttACTCAGTTTGGAGGGGGGAAGAGGTAAAAACTGGGGCTTTGGGTATCATGAGCAACCAGCAACTTTGGCAACACACTTGCAAAAGCATTCAATGGTCCTTTTAATTCATTGACATGTGACAGCCTTCTGTTATTTTTATGAAGGtgaagattttcccccaaatgtGTGGTAGCATCTGTATCAGAAAGTAAAGGCAGTGTTGAAAAGTTCTTTGAAAAACCTTTCAACCTGAATCCCAAATCTACAAGTGTCTGATACAGATATGTTACTCATCCATGGAGATCTGCATGGGCAAATACTAGATATCTGTGTTTAAGCTGGACTAGTATATATACAAGTGACAAAATCCAATCTATAGTTTTCCAACCAGTTCCAATCTATAGTTTTCTGTCATTCTTGCACTAAAAAAACCTGTACAGTTGAGAATATTGGGCTGTATTCACTTCCATATCTGTTCCCTCTGAAAAGCCATAAGAATGATAGAATGCCTCAAGTGATCAGGAAATGGTTGGCGTTATGACCTTGAAAGAGTTGACCATGGATTTCTAGTGAATTTTGTGCCAATGAATTATCAAAAGTAGCATTTGTGTTCTGCTATGACAAGTTACAAAATCTGGAGCCAATTGGGTCCCTCAATCTATAATTGCAATGTGCAATAGGTTTGAGTAGGTGTTTGAAAATGAAAGCAACAATTGAAAGAACAAGAGATACAATATCTAATGCTTTAGCTACCAATAAAACAGATGTGGCTCAGTCATCTCATCCAAAATCCATCTATGAACTATAAAGTGGAGCAGAACAATCCAGGAAAAAGGCATAGGATACTTCATTAAACACATAAATTAACCCCAACCACATTttgcaagaaagaaagaaaaaaaaacatcccTACTCTTTAGACCTCACACAACATAGACTTCCCCACTATGCAGGTACATTTTTTGGCCTCTTCACTACATAAACCCACCTTTGAAAACTCAAAACCATTTCTGCAAAACAAGGTGGAAGTGCTTTTAAGATTGAAGAGTTGGGTTTTTAATAAAAGCATAGACAATACCAAGTCACCATTCAGGTTGAGATACATGTAATAAATTAATAGAGAACTTTGGTTACCATTATGGGCTGTTCTTGTAGTGAAGATGTGAAAATGGTGAAGAGGATGGAATGGAAATTGAGAGCCTAGTTGTTGAAATTGATGATTTATCATCCAAGTCAAGCCATGAGTTCTTGTTCTTGTGTGGCCACTCATCAAAGAAATGATGCATAGTCTTTTGGGGCTCTTCTCCCTCTTCTCTCTGCAATTTAAAGGCCATTTCATTACCGAGAAGATAATTATGCTGATCTTGTTTTTGATGATCAGTGAGACTGCTTTGAAGCTGCAAGTAAGAGTAGTCATTCCTCTgttttgaagaggaagaagaacttATAGTCAATGGTGTGAGTTGCCAAGAATCATCCATAGATGATGATCCAGAGAAGCTTCTTATAGTCCCGGAAGGTTCTGAGAAGAAAGTATGCTCATCAACCTCCTCTTTCAGCCCATAAATGTACCTGTTCCTGCTTTTCAAcaccaaagaaaaaacaagcCCAAATCAAGCCAAACTAAAtaatagaaaacaaaagagaaagtcCAGATGAAATCAATGGAATCTCAAAAGATTAAAGAACCTGTAATCTGTGCTAGTCTGGGAATATGAACCAGAGTCCAAAACCAAGTTGGTGGAGCTGTCATGTGGTGACAGACTAATTCCAGGAGGCCTCGAACTTGAAGAAGATGTGTTGGAACATAGATAGGCATGATTGACATGGGAGTTGTAGCTAGGATAGCCATGTCCATTTTCAGAGGAGAACGAAGAAAGTGAAGTAAGAGTAGAGGGTGTTTTGTTGATTGATGACAGGGTTGGTGTTGTTGATTGTGTTGGGGTGACTTCCACAGGCTTTCTTGAACGGTTCTTGCCTCTATGCATATGTCTCTCACAGTATTTTGAGTCTGGATATGCTTCTTTTGAGCACCTCCATTTCTTCCCATCTGTTCTCCTACACCTTCCTGGCTCTGGATCAACTTTTCTTCCCAAACCCATTTGAAAACAGCTCCACCCAACTACACCCACAGACCCATAGTTACCAAAAAAgttcaagaaaaaacaaaagaaagtacCAAAAAAAAGTCGAAGGAAAACTTACTTTGAGGGGGTTGATGAGAAAAAAGCTCTGAAGACAGCGATGAGTCCAAGCAGTTTCTTTTGATGGTAAACAGGAGATCAGGAGGTATAGGGATGCCTGAAACCATGTACTTGTAAATCAAAGCCTGGTGTTTAAGCTCTTGCCACTGAGAGGCAGTAAAGGGAAACCCATTTCTTGCACTACTCATcattcaaagaaacaaaaatagagaAAGTATCAAGTACTTTGCTTTGGAACAGAGTtttaagtgaaaaaaaaaatggaggaaGAACCAGGGCTGCTTCTTGTGAATAATTAATGTCAGAGAGTAGAGTAGGTATATTTATTCCAGGGACCATTGGCCTGCAGAATCTTCTGTACATGGATAAAACTAATGGTTCTGAATACAGTGCTGCATTATGACTGCTGCCACCCCCTCTCTGTTGCTTCTGTGCCTGCAGCTCCTGTCTCTGACAACACTACGGAAACCCATAAACTGAAGGCAAGTGTGGCGATTAAAAAGGACTgtaaaaaaggaaaacacacatttgttttaatataataaaa
This genomic window from Tripterygium wilfordii isolate XIE 37 chromosome 9, ASM1340144v1, whole genome shotgun sequence contains:
- the LOC120005229 gene encoding transcription factor MYB1-like, which codes for MGRSACCSKEGLNRGAWTAIEDKILTEYIKLHGEGKWRNLPKKAGLKRCGKSCRLRWLNYLRPDIKRGNISPEEEELIIRLHKLLGNRWSLIAGRLPGRTDNEIKNYWNTILGKKAKDGYQILFPHTINHRSSNHDHHHHQQQQPNLTHREKVAPNTASPSLSSKKEQSSRVIRTKAFKCAKVFINPSQPSNPDHHHHHHNHGNALTGPLMYDNNNTGPTDDKSMEEEHNNNMLFGCRETDDMMDFSMGELWSSDFLNSEFLSSYDDQLINCGNNNNDLSAGRRSMIIDEILQEDGANIGDCLEPNVDGKNSHSFNLEGDWFG
- the LOC120005597 gene encoding growth-regulating factor 1-like: MMSSARNGFPFTASQWQELKHQALIYKYMVSGIPIPPDLLFTIKRNCLDSSLSSELFSHQPPQIGWSCFQMGLGRKVDPEPGRCRRTDGKKWRCSKEAYPDSKYCERHMHRGKNRSRKPVEVTPTQSTTPTLSSINKTPSTLTSLSSFSSENGHGYPSYNSHVNHAYLCSNTSSSSSRPPGISLSPHDSSTNLVLDSGSYSQTSTDYRNRYIYGLKEEVDEHTFFSEPSGTIRSFSGSSSMDDSWQLTPLTISSSSSSKQRNDYSYLQLQSSLTDHQKQDQHNYLLGNEMAFKLQREEGEEPQKTMHHFFDEWPHKNKNSWLDLDDKSSISTTRLSISIPSSSPFSHLHYKNSP